A single region of the Deltaproteobacteria bacterium genome encodes:
- a CDS encoding porin, which yields MTRPRITWHLLAVFMMLSLYPLSASGIEWKGQDWNVNLNGAFRVSYNSDDIGTEGRANSTPDKTSNNYLSGNVSHIQLTGRRTLSMGFEGIFKTEWGLDPTDTGDGNSFRDLEQYLGLDSRFGTLRAGTIVTPYMQTGITMDPFQRDALAARFFPEIQSGLHSQTGKGRGRSTNTIRFDSPVSSRGIAAQIFYGLDETPDNDNSFGTGLSYNSRYLSLFAQWYDNGEPGKDEAYKIGGEIKAGDVSLFGQYEFDEGLVSLADNLSPLDTSEEDITAEDNDTHGADTWHAGLKYANDKVVLITQYGQRQDSKNGLNQEDGLTGWLVGLGIYVDKYVYLYTGYARKDYNDTSDDDSRFTVGAALRF from the coding sequence ATGACACGTCCTCGCATAACCTGGCACCTTCTGGCCGTTTTTATGATGTTGTCCCTGTACCCGCTGAGCGCCTCAGGCATCGAATGGAAAGGCCAGGACTGGAACGTTAATCTGAACGGCGCTTTCAGGGTGAGTTACAACAGCGACGACATCGGCACGGAAGGAAGGGCCAACTCGACACCCGATAAAACGTCCAACAACTACCTGTCCGGCAACGTATCCCACATTCAGCTGACCGGCAGGCGGACGCTCAGTATGGGTTTCGAGGGGATCTTCAAAACGGAGTGGGGCCTCGACCCCACCGACACCGGTGACGGAAACTCCTTCAGGGACCTGGAGCAGTACCTGGGCCTGGACAGTCGCTTCGGCACGCTGCGGGCCGGAACCATTGTAACCCCTTACATGCAGACCGGCATCACGATGGACCCGTTCCAGCGCGACGCTTTAGCGGCACGATTTTTCCCGGAAATCCAGTCTGGCCTGCACAGCCAAACCGGCAAGGGCAGGGGCCGCTCGACCAACACCATCCGCTTCGACTCTCCCGTCTCGTCCCGGGGGATAGCGGCCCAGATCTTTTACGGGCTGGATGAAACGCCGGACAACGACAACAGTTTCGGCACCGGACTGTCCTACAATTCCCGCTACCTGTCCCTGTTCGCCCAATGGTATGACAACGGTGAACCCGGCAAGGACGAGGCCTACAAAATCGGTGGTGAAATCAAGGCAGGGGACGTTTCCCTTTTCGGACAGTATGAATTCGACGAGGGGTTGGTTTCCCTGGCGGACAATCTGTCGCCGCTTGACACGTCCGAAGAGGATATTACCGCGGAAGACAATGACACCCACGGCGCGGACACCTGGCATGCAGGCCTCAAATACGCCAACGACAAGGTTGTTCTGATCACACAGTACGGACAACGGCAGGATTCAAAAAACGGGCTTAACCAGGAAGACGGCCTCACCGGATGGCTGGTGGGTCTCGGCATCTACGTGGATAAATACGTCTATCTCTACACCGGGTACGCACGGAAGGATTACAACGACACCAGCGATGACGACAGCCGGTTTACCGTCGGGGCGGCCCTGCGCTTTTAA
- a CDS encoding undecaprenyl-diphosphate phosphatase: protein MKADTMHMTGHIRKILTLTLLTILVSAGPGWAAGNAATSGNELSIGRAVVLGVVEGLTEYLPVSSTGHLLVAKEMMGMGGDGQVQSAINAYIVVIQFGAILAILVICLKRFMLLYRGIFQGDAAGRKLMANLILAFLPAVVIGLALEDQIKGRLFGTYPVIVGWVVGGIVILVFTYIFRQRSRDLHQGKSLEEISWRMALFIGVAQCFAMWPGVSRSLATILGGLFMGLSMAGAVEFSFLLGAVTLSAASFYDVLKHGPEMVHVFHLSSMTLGLLSAFASAVLSVRWMVGYLNRYGLTLFGYYRIAIAIVAMWLLV from the coding sequence ATGAAAGCCGATACGATGCATATGACGGGCCATATCCGAAAAATTCTCACCCTGACGCTGCTGACCATACTCGTGTCGGCCGGGCCGGGATGGGCGGCCGGCAACGCCGCCACATCGGGGAACGAACTTTCAATCGGCCGTGCGGTTGTGCTCGGGGTGGTCGAAGGCCTGACCGAATATCTGCCCGTCAGTTCCACCGGGCACCTGCTGGTTGCCAAGGAGATGATGGGGATGGGGGGGGACGGTCAGGTGCAATCAGCCATCAATGCCTACATCGTCGTCATTCAGTTCGGTGCCATCCTGGCCATCCTGGTGATTTGCCTGAAGCGCTTCATGCTGCTGTACCGGGGTATTTTTCAGGGGGATGCCGCCGGCAGGAAGCTCATGGCGAACCTGATTTTGGCCTTTCTGCCGGCCGTGGTCATCGGCCTTGCCCTGGAGGATCAAATTAAAGGCCGTCTGTTCGGCACCTACCCCGTTATCGTCGGCTGGGTGGTCGGCGGAATTGTCATTCTTGTTTTCACGTATATTTTCCGGCAAAGGTCCCGGGACCTGCATCAGGGGAAATCCCTGGAGGAGATCAGCTGGCGCATGGCCCTTTTTATCGGCGTGGCCCAATGTTTTGCCATGTGGCCGGGCGTGAGCCGGAGCCTGGCCACCATCCTGGGGGGGCTTTTCATGGGGCTTTCCATGGCGGGCGCCGTGGAATTCAGCTTTCTGTTAGGGGCCGTGACCCTAAGTGCCGCTTCCTTTTACGATGTGTTGAAACATGGTCCTGAAATGGTACACGTCTTCCATCTTTCATCCATGACGCTGGGTCTCTTGTCTGCCTTTGCATCCGCAGTTCTTTCGGTCAGGTGGATGGTGGGCTACCTCAACCGGTACGGCCTTACGCTGTTCGGCTATTACCGCATCGCCATCGCTATTGTGGCTATGTGGCTACTTGTTTAA
- a CDS encoding adenylate/guanylate cyclase domain-containing protein codes for MLDSFVTIFVKAGCLPDDTRGQVIRKTAMMLLVSLYALLSFFWGTTYLLLGLKTTALIPYAYGGLSILTLLFLFGSKRYDIFRCIQLGLILLIPFLVQWSLGGFGPSGAVMIWSVLAPIGALMFSGPARAWPWFIVYLALTLIELFFDIFFPLPEQHIPETVSAVSFVFNIGGVTSITFVLLRYFVQKGEETISDLDAKHSQVSREKERLNKIKSVMANFVPETAKRMIEENPEKELLNKYIQDASVLFLDIEGFAVLTEKYPYETINRTIEHYFSIFFDLIKKRGGDINETAGDGMMVIFLGTGTRDHAENAVRAALDIRNCCPSHNGESSNKGFLPITVNIGISSGEVYLGSTKLRGGEWDRWTFTASGPVTVLAARLSNYAQGGRVLVGRETARRVGETVALKEIEGVKLKNMGTVGPVYEVV; via the coding sequence ATGTTGGATTCTTTCGTAACCATTTTCGTGAAGGCAGGATGCTTACCCGACGATACCCGCGGACAGGTTATTCGCAAAACAGCCATGATGCTGCTGGTATCTCTCTATGCCCTGCTGAGCTTTTTCTGGGGGACGACATATCTATTGCTCGGTTTGAAAACGACCGCGCTCATTCCCTATGCTTACGGCGGCCTCTCCATCCTTACGCTGCTCTTTTTATTCGGTTCGAAGCGTTATGACATTTTCCGTTGCATCCAGCTTGGCCTGATTCTGCTGATTCCCTTTCTGGTCCAGTGGAGTCTGGGCGGCTTCGGCCCATCCGGCGCGGTGATGATCTGGTCGGTACTGGCCCCTATCGGTGCCCTGATGTTTTCAGGCCCCGCTCGGGCGTGGCCGTGGTTTATCGTCTATCTGGCGCTGACCCTGATAGAACTTTTTTTCGACATTTTTTTCCCTTTACCGGAGCAACACATTCCGGAAACGGTTTCGGCGGTCTCTTTTGTGTTCAACATCGGCGGCGTGACCTCCATCACCTTTGTGCTGCTCAGGTATTTTGTCCAGAAGGGGGAGGAAACCATTTCGGACCTCGACGCCAAGCACAGCCAGGTGTCGCGGGAAAAGGAGCGCTTGAACAAAATCAAAAGCGTGATGGCCAACTTCGTGCCGGAAACAGCCAAACGGATGATCGAGGAAAATCCCGAAAAGGAGCTGTTGAATAAATATATCCAGGATGCCTCGGTACTGTTCCTCGATATCGAGGGCTTTGCCGTGTTGACCGAAAAATATCCCTACGAGACCATCAATCGCACCATAGAACACTATTTTTCCATTTTTTTCGACTTGATCAAGAAGCGCGGCGGGGATATCAACGAAACCGCAGGTGATGGTATGATGGTCATCTTTCTGGGTACCGGAACCCGGGACCATGCCGAAAATGCCGTCAGGGCGGCCCTGGATATCCGTAACTGCTGCCCAAGCCACAACGGAGAAAGCAGCAACAAGGGCTTTCTGCCCATAACGGTCAACATCGGCATCAGTTCCGGAGAGGTGTACCTGGGATCGACCAAGTTGAGGGGTGGGGAATGGGATCGCTGGACATTTACCGCTTCGGGGCCGGTGACGGTTCTGGCCGCCAGGCTTTCCAACTATGCCCAGGGGGGGCGCGTGCTGGTCGGCAGGGAGACGGCCCGCAGGGTCGGGGAAACGGTTGCGCTGAAGGAGATCGAGGGGGTGAAGCTGAAAAATATGGGCACGGTCGGCCCGGTGTACGAGGTGGTCTGA
- a CDS encoding DUF2892 domain-containing protein, protein MNIDRAIFAFGGFMVLVSLLLSQVHSPYWLWFTAFVGANLLQSAFTGFCPAAKVVKLFGMKSGEAFK, encoded by the coding sequence ATGAACATAGATCGTGCCATATTTGCTTTCGGTGGCTTCATGGTTCTAGTAAGCCTGCTGCTGTCGCAGGTGCACAGTCCCTACTGGCTTTGGTTCACCGCCTTCGTGGGCGCCAACCTGCTGCAATCGGCGTTTACAGGGTTCTGTCCCGCCGCTAAAGTCGTCAAGCTTTTCGGCATGAAGTCCGGAGAAGCATTTAAATAG
- a CDS encoding RtcB family protein — MDLKRIDAYQWELPRSGSMRVPGRVFADEAMVRGQRRNEPLIQVANVARLPGIVRASMAMPDMHWGYGFPIGGVAAFDWHSGVISPGGVGYDINCGVRLATTALFEEDVRSRIEELVNALYRHIPSGVGSTGSVDLTFNEEKKVLREGAAWAVRQGFGIEDDLEHTEDRGCMPEADPGVVSQRALERGKKQLGTLGSGNHFVEVGVVQEIFDPETAGVFGLTYGQVTLMLHTGSRGFGYQVCDDFLAHMVKHAGKLDFELPDRQLACAMIESAPGRRYYRAMSCAANYAWANRQILLQRCRDVFMQVMGVGPRSLAMHLLYDVCHNIAKKEPHDVEGEKRILCVHRKGATRAFPPGHEALIGPYRQTGQPILIPGDMGTASYVLAGTAKAMQETFGSTCHGAGRLLSRKAAKKQSRGRSIQRELEDRGILVRWTGKSTLAEEMPDAYKDISQVVNVVHGAGISRKVARIRPIAVIKG; from the coding sequence ATGGACCTGAAAAGAATAGACGCCTACCAGTGGGAGCTGCCCCGGTCGGGCAGCATGCGGGTACCCGGCAGGGTGTTCGCCGACGAGGCCATGGTCAGGGGGCAACGGCGGAACGAACCGCTGATACAGGTGGCTAACGTCGCCCGACTCCCGGGTATTGTCAGGGCATCCATGGCCATGCCGGACATGCATTGGGGATATGGTTTTCCCATCGGCGGTGTTGCCGCCTTTGACTGGCATAGCGGCGTCATCTCACCCGGCGGTGTGGGATACGACATCAACTGCGGCGTGCGTCTGGCCACCACGGCGCTCTTTGAAGAAGACGTGCGTTCGCGGATCGAAGAACTGGTCAACGCACTCTACAGGCATATTCCCTCCGGCGTCGGTTCCACCGGATCGGTGGATCTGACCTTCAACGAAGAAAAAAAGGTGCTCAGGGAGGGAGCCGCCTGGGCTGTCAGGCAGGGGTTCGGCATCGAGGACGACCTGGAGCACACCGAAGACCGCGGGTGCATGCCCGAAGCCGACCCCGGCGTGGTCAGCCAGCGCGCGCTGGAGCGCGGCAAAAAGCAGTTGGGAACCCTGGGCTCCGGAAACCACTTCGTCGAAGTCGGTGTGGTACAGGAAATATTCGACCCTGAAACCGCCGGTGTTTTCGGCCTGACCTACGGCCAGGTGACCCTGATGCTGCATACCGGTTCCAGGGGGTTCGGCTACCAGGTGTGTGACGATTTCCTCGCCCATATGGTGAAACATGCCGGCAAGCTCGATTTTGAGCTGCCCGACCGCCAGCTGGCCTGCGCCATGATCGAATCCGCGCCGGGAAGACGCTACTACCGGGCCATGTCCTGCGCAGCGAATTACGCCTGGGCCAACCGCCAGATTCTGCTCCAGCGCTGCCGCGACGTATTCATGCAGGTCATGGGCGTCGGCCCGCGGAGCCTTGCGATGCACCTGCTTTACGACGTGTGCCACAACATCGCCAAAAAGGAGCCCCACGATGTCGAAGGAGAAAAGAGGATCCTCTGCGTACACCGCAAAGGGGCCACGCGGGCGTTTCCGCCCGGCCACGAAGCCCTGATCGGACCCTACCGCCAAACCGGGCAACCCATTTTGATACCCGGAGACATGGGCACCGCCTCCTACGTTCTGGCGGGAACCGCCAAAGCCATGCAGGAAACCTTCGGCTCCACCTGCCACGGCGCCGGAAGGCTGCTCAGCCGCAAGGCAGCCAAAAAACAGAGCCGCGGCAGATCGATTCAGCGGGAATTGGAAGACCGCGGAATTCTGGTGCGCTGGACGGGTAAAAGCACTCTGGCCGAAGAGATGCCCGACGCTTACAAGGACATCTCACAGGTGGTCAATGTGGTGCACGGCGCCGGCATATCCCGCAAGGTGGCCCGGATCAGGCCAATCGCCGTCATTAAGGGATAA